From the Musa acuminata AAA Group cultivar baxijiao chromosome BXJ3-7, Cavendish_Baxijiao_AAA, whole genome shotgun sequence genome, one window contains:
- the LOC135642744 gene encoding GATA transcription factor 12-like isoform X1 translates to METPEYFHGGFYRGGNPQCGPEKKAGGCGGGGEDQFSLEDLLDFSNEEEDETGGTLAAAGNSTDSSTVTAVDSCSNSFSGLEPHFSNDLVCRSLADASRSGDLCEPQYEELAELEWLSNFVEESFSSEDLHKLHPISGVSSTTTGSSSTTTAAAATRAEVSAHTQVAAGGRVNHVAPFRPEAIVPGKARSKRSRAAPCSWSSRLLVLSPSLATASSPESELIVPASAAAASAGGGGGKKAVKPASKKKDLTAGTAVAAGDGRKCLHCQTDKTPQWRTGPLGPKTLCNACGVRYKSGRLVPEYRPAASPTFVVSKHSNSHRKVLELRRQKELQQQQLFHAGGVASFYDGPMPVAAAAADDDDDFLIHGPDFRHLI, encoded by the exons ATGGAGACACCTGAGTACTTCCACGGCGGCTTCTACCGCGGCGGGAACCCGCAGTGCGGGCCGGAGAAAAAGGCCGGCGGCTGTGGGGGAGGTGGGGAGGACCAGTTCTCCCTGGAGGACCTGCTCGACTTCTCcaacgaggaggaggacgagacgGGAGGTACGCTCGCCGCCGCCGGGAACTCGACCGACTCCTCCACCGTGACCGCCGTGGATAGCTGCAGCAACTCCTTCTCCGGCCTCGAGCCGCATTTCTCCAACGACCTCGTCTGCCGGAGCCTCGCCGATGCCAGCCGTTCCGGCGACCTATGCGAGCCG CAGTACGAAGAGCTGGCAGAGTTGGAATGGCTTtctaattttgtggaggaatcctTCTCCAGCGAAGACCTCCACAAGCTTCACCCCATCTCCGGCGTTAGTTCCACCACCACCGGCTCCTCCTCTACGACCACCGCAGCGGCAGCTACCCGAGCTGAGGTCTCCGCTCACACCCAGGTCGCCGCCGGTGGCCGCGTCAACCACGTGGCCCCCTTCCGTCCCGAGGCGATCGTCCCCGGCAAGGCGCGGAGCAAGCGCTCCCGCGCCGCACCCTGCAGCTGGTCCTCCCGGCTGCTTGTGCTCTCCCCATCCCTGGCGACCGCCTCGTCGCCGGAGTCGGAGCTCATCGTGCCCGCCAGCGCCGCCGCGGCCTCCGCTGGCGGCGGAGGAGGAAAGAAGGCGGTGAAGCCGGCGTCGAAGAAGAAGGACCTGACGGCAGGCACCGCCGTAGCGGCGGGGGACGGGCGCAAGTGCCTGCACTGCCAGACCGACAAGACGCCGCAGTGGCGGACGGGACCATTGGGCCCCAAGACGCTGTGCAACGCCTGCGGCGTCCGCTATAAGTCCGGCCGCCTCGTACCGGAGTACCGCCCGGCCGCCAGCCCCACCTTCGTGGTCTCCAAACACTCCAACTCCCACCGGAAGGTGCTCGAGCTCCGCCGCCAGAAAGAGCTCCAGCAGCAACAACTCTTCCACGCCGGCGGCGTCGCCTCCTTCTACGACGGACCCATGCcggtggccgccgccgccgccgacgacgacgacgacttctTGATCCACGGCCCCGACTTCCGGCATCTCATCTAA
- the LOC135642744 gene encoding GATA transcription factor 9-like isoform X2, producing the protein METPEYFHGGFYRGGNPQCGPEKKAGGCGGGGEDQFSLEDLLDFSNEEEDETGGTLAAAGNSTDSSTVTAVDSCSNSFSGLEPHFSNDLVCRSLADASRSGDLCEPYEELAELEWLSNFVEESFSSEDLHKLHPISGVSSTTTGSSSTTTAAAATRAEVSAHTQVAAGGRVNHVAPFRPEAIVPGKARSKRSRAAPCSWSSRLLVLSPSLATASSPESELIVPASAAAASAGGGGGKKAVKPASKKKDLTAGTAVAAGDGRKCLHCQTDKTPQWRTGPLGPKTLCNACGVRYKSGRLVPEYRPAASPTFVVSKHSNSHRKVLELRRQKELQQQQLFHAGGVASFYDGPMPVAAAAADDDDDFLIHGPDFRHLI; encoded by the exons ATGGAGACACCTGAGTACTTCCACGGCGGCTTCTACCGCGGCGGGAACCCGCAGTGCGGGCCGGAGAAAAAGGCCGGCGGCTGTGGGGGAGGTGGGGAGGACCAGTTCTCCCTGGAGGACCTGCTCGACTTCTCcaacgaggaggaggacgagacgGGAGGTACGCTCGCCGCCGCCGGGAACTCGACCGACTCCTCCACCGTGACCGCCGTGGATAGCTGCAGCAACTCCTTCTCCGGCCTCGAGCCGCATTTCTCCAACGACCTCGTCTGCCGGAGCCTCGCCGATGCCAGCCGTTCCGGCGACCTATGCGAGCCG TACGAAGAGCTGGCAGAGTTGGAATGGCTTtctaattttgtggaggaatcctTCTCCAGCGAAGACCTCCACAAGCTTCACCCCATCTCCGGCGTTAGTTCCACCACCACCGGCTCCTCCTCTACGACCACCGCAGCGGCAGCTACCCGAGCTGAGGTCTCCGCTCACACCCAGGTCGCCGCCGGTGGCCGCGTCAACCACGTGGCCCCCTTCCGTCCCGAGGCGATCGTCCCCGGCAAGGCGCGGAGCAAGCGCTCCCGCGCCGCACCCTGCAGCTGGTCCTCCCGGCTGCTTGTGCTCTCCCCATCCCTGGCGACCGCCTCGTCGCCGGAGTCGGAGCTCATCGTGCCCGCCAGCGCCGCCGCGGCCTCCGCTGGCGGCGGAGGAGGAAAGAAGGCGGTGAAGCCGGCGTCGAAGAAGAAGGACCTGACGGCAGGCACCGCCGTAGCGGCGGGGGACGGGCGCAAGTGCCTGCACTGCCAGACCGACAAGACGCCGCAGTGGCGGACGGGACCATTGGGCCCCAAGACGCTGTGCAACGCCTGCGGCGTCCGCTATAAGTCCGGCCGCCTCGTACCGGAGTACCGCCCGGCCGCCAGCCCCACCTTCGTGGTCTCCAAACACTCCAACTCCCACCGGAAGGTGCTCGAGCTCCGCCGCCAGAAAGAGCTCCAGCAGCAACAACTCTTCCACGCCGGCGGCGTCGCCTCCTTCTACGACGGACCCATGCcggtggccgccgccgccgccgacgacgacgacgacttctTGATCCACGGCCCCGACTTCCGGCATCTCATCTAA
- the LOC103992778 gene encoding jasmonate-induced oxygenase 4 isoform X1: protein MASSPLKAMLPPPEFRAPPPSPVAGVHPHGLDSPDGDDEFAGFLSHSLRVPKLNLPHRIFPQEATAWNPPAIDFRPLISPGDAESGAADLVKSAAAAFGCFQLVNHGISAGLVAAVGAAACPAFGIPLESRTKAARSPERRWGFEVEEEGEGEEFLWWCRSGMGDRRELAAIWPRSYKDFSDKVEGLWCEIQKIASRVEEVLLGKKAGREEEAADGSLLCLHKHAPNGSHNGGIKHELLRMLVRSWSCSCDLSLHLPGGASEFHIYSKRGWYRFCPENAAVVVTVGDQIQACSGGFYKHVIGKPVLKKGDPQDSISMAFHHTTHQAIVHGISRPNLHSEKEKTISLAEQIMVAACLAIAYHIIAFFFCRS from the exons ATGGCTTCCTCTCCTCTAAAAGCCATGCTCCCTCCGCCGGAGTTCCGAGCCCCGCCGCCGTCTCCGGTAGCCGGTGTGCATCCTCATGGCCTGGACTCCCCAGACGGCGACGACGAGTTCGCCGGGTTCTTGAGCCACTCCCTCCGAGTACCCAAACTCAACCTGCCGCATCGCATCTTCCCCCAGGAAGCAACGGCGTGGAACCCCCCGGCGATCGACTTCCGGCCGTTGATCTCGCCGGGGGACGCCGAATCGGGCGCCGCCGATCTTGTCAAGTCCGCGGCAGCAGCATTCGGGTGCTTTCAACTCGTGAACCATGGGATCTCAGCGGGCCTCGTCGCGGCGGTCGGAGCCGCGGCGTGCCCCGCGTTCGGAATCCCGCTCGAATCGAGGACAAAGGCAGCGAGATCCCCGGAGAGGCGGTGGGGATTCGAAGtggaagaggaaggggaaggcGAGGAGTTCTTGTGGTGGTGTAGGAGCGGGATGGGAGATCGAAGAGAGTTGGCGGCGATTTGGCCACGGAGTTATAAGGATTTCAG CGATAAAGTGGAGGGCTTGTGGTGCGAGATCCAGAAGATTGCAAGCAGAGTCGAAGAGGTTTTGTTGGGTAAGAAGGCGGGAAGAGAGGAGGAAGCAGCAGATGGCTCTTTGCTTTGCCTCCACAAGCATGCACCTAATGGAAGTCATAATGGTGGGATAAAGCATGAACTGCTAAGGATGCTGGTGAGGAGTTGGAGCTGCTCTTGTGATTTGAGCCTGCATCTCCCAGGTGGCGCTTCGGAGTTCCATATCTACTCCAAGCGAGGTTGGTACCGGTTTTGTCCGGAGAATGCAGCCGTCGTCGTCACCGTTGGCGATCAAATCCAG GCATGCAGCGGTGGGTTCTACAAGCATGTCATCGGGAAGCCAGTTCTGAAGAAAGGAGACCCCCAGGATTCCATCTCCATGGCATTCCACCACACCACGCATCAAGCCATCGTCCACGGCATCTCCCGACCGAATCTACACTCggaaaaggaaaagaccatctctcTCGCTGAGCAAATCATGGTGGCAGCGTGCCTGGCAATTGCCTACCACATAATAGCCTTCTTCTTCTGTCGTAGTTGA
- the LOC103992778 gene encoding jasmonate-induced oxygenase 4 isoform X2 — MLPPPEFRAPPPSPVAGVHPHGLDSPDGDDEFAGFLSHSLRVPKLNLPHRIFPQEATAWNPPAIDFRPLISPGDAESGAADLVKSAAAAFGCFQLVNHGISAGLVAAVGAAACPAFGIPLESRTKAARSPERRWGFEVEEEGEGEEFLWWCRSGMGDRRELAAIWPRSYKDFSDKVEGLWCEIQKIASRVEEVLLGKKAGREEEAADGSLLCLHKHAPNGSHNGGIKHELLRMLVRSWSCSCDLSLHLPGGASEFHIYSKRGWYRFCPENAAVVVTVGDQIQACSGGFYKHVIGKPVLKKGDPQDSISMAFHHTTHQAIVHGISRPNLHSEKEKTISLAEQIMVAACLAIAYHIIAFFFCRS, encoded by the exons ATGCTCCCTCCGCCGGAGTTCCGAGCCCCGCCGCCGTCTCCGGTAGCCGGTGTGCATCCTCATGGCCTGGACTCCCCAGACGGCGACGACGAGTTCGCCGGGTTCTTGAGCCACTCCCTCCGAGTACCCAAACTCAACCTGCCGCATCGCATCTTCCCCCAGGAAGCAACGGCGTGGAACCCCCCGGCGATCGACTTCCGGCCGTTGATCTCGCCGGGGGACGCCGAATCGGGCGCCGCCGATCTTGTCAAGTCCGCGGCAGCAGCATTCGGGTGCTTTCAACTCGTGAACCATGGGATCTCAGCGGGCCTCGTCGCGGCGGTCGGAGCCGCGGCGTGCCCCGCGTTCGGAATCCCGCTCGAATCGAGGACAAAGGCAGCGAGATCCCCGGAGAGGCGGTGGGGATTCGAAGtggaagaggaaggggaaggcGAGGAGTTCTTGTGGTGGTGTAGGAGCGGGATGGGAGATCGAAGAGAGTTGGCGGCGATTTGGCCACGGAGTTATAAGGATTTCAG CGATAAAGTGGAGGGCTTGTGGTGCGAGATCCAGAAGATTGCAAGCAGAGTCGAAGAGGTTTTGTTGGGTAAGAAGGCGGGAAGAGAGGAGGAAGCAGCAGATGGCTCTTTGCTTTGCCTCCACAAGCATGCACCTAATGGAAGTCATAATGGTGGGATAAAGCATGAACTGCTAAGGATGCTGGTGAGGAGTTGGAGCTGCTCTTGTGATTTGAGCCTGCATCTCCCAGGTGGCGCTTCGGAGTTCCATATCTACTCCAAGCGAGGTTGGTACCGGTTTTGTCCGGAGAATGCAGCCGTCGTCGTCACCGTTGGCGATCAAATCCAG GCATGCAGCGGTGGGTTCTACAAGCATGTCATCGGGAAGCCAGTTCTGAAGAAAGGAGACCCCCAGGATTCCATCTCCATGGCATTCCACCACACCACGCATCAAGCCATCGTCCACGGCATCTCCCGACCGAATCTACACTCggaaaaggaaaagaccatctctcTCGCTGAGCAAATCATGGTGGCAGCGTGCCTGGCAATTGCCTACCACATAATAGCCTTCTTCTTCTGTCGTAGTTGA